In a single window of the Streptacidiphilus sp. P02-A3a genome:
- a CDS encoding beta-mannosidase, which produces MFVRKAHLRPAVPLLAALALIATAGSSGSAAGATAPAVRTATAATATAAVPASQAPQATSSATVLGSAGWQVLSSATATQGGATISNPGFSTSGWLPVSNDDGGAPGTEIEALLQNGSCPNVYYSTNMKTCFGSMSKIGADTVPQFDVPWWYRTTFNASLTTGQTASLIVNGVVGQADVWLNGTEVATQATVEGAYTRYTFGVTGLLKSGANSVALELYPNNPNTMLTLDDVDWSQIPPDNNTGIQFPVQLLVSDGLSDADSHVVQANATDLSSSALTVRTNVTNSTSAALTGTVSATVTAPAGGAAPITVSQSVTVPANTTQTVSFTPSAYPSLTIAHPQVWWPYQMGAQPLYTLSTSVTQGSTVSTATSGTFGIRNVSSSLVGAGPVDSLGVRQYSVNGVPFVVRGGGFTEDLFLHYSAAGIAQQIAILKNLGINMIRLEGHEFPDDFYEQMDQAGIMIDSGYQCCDAWGNNLSGNLLTVATNSALTIGENQVDHPSVVTFSWSDNAPGTADESDTLAAFKTADFDVPVVSSAEENSSPILGDSGEKEGPYDWVPPDYWYDTTHTQPDDNQTNAGGSWGFDSEESAGDTIPTLDSINRFLSPTEQSDLWQSDTYNQYHLNYESGHGQYQFGTLYNFDQALDARYGTPTSLDNYVEEAQVANYENTRAQFEAFIDHSTNTSTPSTGTMYWQVNKGWPTLLWDLYNEDGDQAGSYFGAKKGNETLHALYAQDTGTVTLDNLGGGTQSGLSVESKVYSAAGAVLDDQTASGISLASQKVLNSVLKPKVPATTTSKSAAQTYFVELTIRQNGSVVDRNTYWQSTYPDVVNWSSTNGNDNATMTQYADLQGLNSLPAGAVSATATSQGQPGPNGSDTVTEVTLTDTSSSAVGFFLRTDLRRGSASGTPQSGDNEVPSALWSDNDITLFPGESQTVSVSYKASDLNGATPVVSLSGYNVGTSDIAAPIGGGGGQPGNDFSVAVSPASGSVAAGGSATATVSTAVASGSAEPVALTASGLPSGVTASFAPASVSSGTGSTLTLATTSATAAGSYPVTVTGTAASGSHTTSYTLTVTGSGGSPGGRTYEADQATLGGSADANNCSACLDGQKVSDIGGGSNGTVTFTGITEPSTGSYTLTISYLSVGKARPATITVNGTTQTVTFTETSASSYNVIGTTTVTVTLNAGSGNTVEFSGSGTSGAPDLDHIVV; this is translated from the coding sequence GTGTTCGTCCGCAAGGCGCACCTCCGACCAGCCGTCCCGCTCCTGGCCGCGCTCGCGCTGATCGCCACGGCGGGCAGCTCCGGCTCCGCCGCCGGTGCTACCGCCCCCGCCGTCCGCACCGCGACCGCCGCCACCGCTACCGCCGCCGTCCCGGCCTCGCAGGCCCCGCAGGCGACCTCCTCGGCCACCGTCCTCGGCTCCGCCGGCTGGCAGGTGCTGAGCAGCGCGACCGCCACCCAGGGCGGCGCGACCATCTCCAATCCCGGTTTCTCCACCAGTGGCTGGCTGCCCGTCAGCAATGACGACGGTGGCGCTCCCGGTACCGAGATCGAGGCACTGCTGCAGAACGGCAGCTGCCCGAACGTCTACTACTCGACCAACATGAAGACCTGCTTCGGCTCGATGAGCAAGATCGGGGCCGACACCGTCCCGCAGTTCGACGTGCCGTGGTGGTACCGCACCACCTTCAACGCCTCGCTGACGACGGGTCAGACTGCGAGCCTAATCGTGAACGGCGTGGTCGGGCAGGCCGACGTCTGGCTCAACGGGACCGAGGTGGCCACCCAGGCCACGGTCGAGGGCGCCTACACCCGCTACACCTTCGGCGTCACCGGGCTGCTCAAGTCCGGCGCCAACAGCGTGGCGCTGGAGCTCTACCCGAACAACCCGAACACCATGCTCACCCTGGACGACGTGGACTGGAGCCAGATCCCGCCGGACAACAACACCGGCATCCAGTTCCCGGTGCAACTGCTGGTCTCCGACGGCCTGAGCGACGCCGACTCGCACGTGGTGCAGGCCAACGCGACCGACCTCAGCTCCTCGGCGCTGACGGTGAGGACCAACGTCACCAACAGCACCTCGGCCGCGCTGACCGGGACGGTCAGCGCCACCGTCACCGCACCGGCGGGCGGCGCCGCGCCGATCACCGTCTCGCAGTCGGTGACCGTGCCCGCGAACACCACCCAGACGGTCTCGTTCACGCCGTCCGCGTACCCGTCGCTCACCATCGCCCACCCGCAGGTGTGGTGGCCGTACCAGATGGGCGCGCAGCCGCTCTACACGCTGAGCACCTCGGTCACCCAGGGCAGCACCGTCTCCACCGCGACCAGCGGCACCTTCGGCATCCGCAACGTCAGCTCCTCGCTGGTCGGCGCGGGCCCGGTGGACTCGCTCGGGGTGCGCCAGTACAGCGTCAACGGCGTGCCGTTCGTGGTCCGCGGCGGCGGCTTCACCGAGGACCTGTTCCTGCACTACTCGGCGGCCGGCATCGCCCAGCAGATCGCGATCCTGAAGAACCTCGGGATCAACATGATCCGGCTTGAGGGCCACGAGTTCCCGGACGACTTCTACGAGCAGATGGACCAGGCCGGGATCATGATCGACTCCGGCTACCAGTGCTGCGACGCCTGGGGCAACAACCTCAGCGGCAACCTGCTGACGGTGGCCACGAACTCCGCGCTCACCATCGGCGAGAACCAGGTGGACCACCCGAGCGTGGTCACCTTCAGCTGGAGCGACAACGCGCCCGGCACCGCCGACGAGTCGGACACCCTGGCGGCCTTCAAGACCGCCGACTTCGACGTGCCGGTGGTCTCCTCCGCCGAGGAGAACAGCAGCCCGATCCTGGGCGACTCCGGCGAGAAGGAGGGGCCGTACGACTGGGTCCCGCCGGACTACTGGTACGACACCACGCACACCCAGCCCGACGACAACCAGACCAACGCGGGCGGCTCCTGGGGCTTCGACAGCGAGGAGAGCGCCGGGGACACCATCCCCACGCTGGACTCGATCAACCGCTTCCTCTCCCCCACCGAGCAGTCGGACCTGTGGCAGTCCGACACCTACAACCAGTACCACCTCAACTACGAGTCCGGGCACGGCCAGTACCAGTTCGGCACGCTCTACAACTTCGACCAGGCACTGGACGCCCGCTACGGCACCCCGACCAGCCTCGACAACTACGTCGAGGAGGCCCAGGTCGCCAACTACGAGAACACCCGGGCCCAGTTCGAGGCGTTCATCGACCACTCCACCAACACCTCCACCCCGTCCACCGGAACCATGTACTGGCAGGTCAACAAGGGCTGGCCGACGCTGCTCTGGGACCTCTACAACGAGGACGGCGACCAGGCCGGCAGCTACTTCGGCGCCAAGAAGGGCAACGAGACGCTGCACGCCCTCTACGCCCAGGACACCGGCACGGTCACCCTGGACAACCTCGGCGGCGGCACCCAGAGCGGGCTGTCGGTCGAGTCCAAGGTCTACAGCGCGGCCGGGGCGGTACTGGACGACCAGACCGCCAGTGGGATCAGCCTGGCCTCGCAGAAGGTGCTCAACTCGGTGCTGAAGCCGAAGGTTCCGGCGACCACCACCAGCAAGTCCGCGGCCCAGACCTACTTCGTCGAACTGACGATTCGTCAGAACGGGTCCGTGGTCGACCGGAACACCTACTGGCAGTCGACCTACCCGGACGTCGTCAACTGGTCCTCCACCAACGGCAACGACAACGCCACGATGACCCAGTACGCCGACCTCCAGGGGCTGAACTCGCTTCCGGCCGGGGCCGTCAGCGCCACCGCCACCTCGCAGGGCCAGCCCGGCCCGAACGGCTCGGACACGGTCACCGAGGTCACCCTGACCGACACCTCCAGTTCGGCGGTGGGCTTCTTCCTCCGCACCGACCTGCGCCGGGGCTCGGCCTCGGGAACCCCGCAGTCCGGGGACAACGAGGTGCCGTCGGCGCTGTGGAGCGACAACGACATCACCCTGTTCCCGGGTGAGTCGCAGACCGTCAGCGTCAGCTACAAGGCCTCCGACCTGAACGGCGCCACCCCCGTGGTCAGCCTCTCCGGCTACAACGTGGGGACGTCCGACATCGCCGCGCCCATCGGTGGTGGCGGCGGCCAGCCCGGCAACGACTTCTCGGTGGCGGTCTCGCCCGCCTCGGGTTCGGTCGCCGCCGGGGGCTCGGCCACCGCGACCGTCAGCACCGCGGTCGCCTCCGGCAGCGCCGAGCCGGTCGCGCTGACCGCCTCCGGCCTGCCGTCCGGGGTCACCGCCTCCTTCGCCCCGGCCTCGGTCAGCTCCGGCACCGGCTCGACCCTCACCCTGGCCACCACCTCGGCCACCGCCGCGGGCAGCTACCCGGTCACCGTCACCGGCACCGCCGCCTCCGGCAGCCACACCACCAGCTACACCCTCACCGTCACCGGCAGCGGCGGCAGCCCCGGCGGCAGGACCTACGAGGCCGACCAGGCCACCCTCGGCGGCAGCGCCGACGCCAACAACTGCTCGGCCTGCCTGGACGGCCAGAAGGTCAGCGACATCGGCGGCGGCTCCAACGGCACCGTCACCTTCACCGGCATCACCGAACCCAGCACCGGCAGCTACACCCTGACCATCTCCTACCTCAGCGTCGGCAAGGCCCGACCCGCCACCATCACCGTCAACGGCACCACCCAGACCGTCACCTTCACCGAAACCTCAGCCAGCAGCTACAACGTCATCGGCACCACCACCGTCACCGTCACCCTCAACGCCGGAAGCGGCAACACCGTCGAATTCTCCGGCAGCGGCACCAGCGGCGCCCCCGACCTCGACCACATCGTCGTCTGA
- a CDS encoding bifunctional 3,4-dihydroxy-2-butanone-4-phosphate synthase/GTP cyclohydrolase II, whose translation MSTVAELPEARTELPETGAEAVVFDDLSLDPVELAVAELAAGRPVVVVDDENRENEGDLVFAAELATPELVAFAMNECRGLVCVPMTGADLDRLLLPQMVERNTESHGTAFTVSVDAKHGVTTGISAADRAHTMRLLADPDSVAEDFARPGHIFPLRAKDGGVFTRNGHTEAGPDLCRLAGLRPVAAICEIANADGTMARLPELVPFARRHGLAIISIEDLIAYRQRTERTVTRAAVTGLPTAHGEFTALGYRSEPDGVEHIALVAGGLDAEGRLPDGEDVLVRVHSECLTGDVFGSLRCDCGPQLEASLERISTEGRGVVLYLRGHEGRGIGLLHKLRAYQLQEAGHDTVDANLELGLPADARDYAAAARMLDDLGVRSVRLLTNNPAKGAALEEEGLKVTGREPVRTPAGEHNLRYLRTKRDRMGHDLPWLA comes from the coding sequence ATGAGTACCGTCGCCGAACTGCCCGAAGCACGCACTGAGCTGCCCGAGACCGGAGCCGAGGCCGTGGTCTTCGACGATCTCTCGCTGGACCCGGTCGAGCTGGCCGTCGCCGAGCTCGCCGCCGGGCGCCCGGTGGTCGTCGTCGACGACGAGAACCGGGAGAACGAGGGCGACCTCGTCTTCGCCGCCGAACTGGCCACCCCGGAACTGGTCGCCTTCGCCATGAACGAGTGCCGCGGCCTGGTCTGCGTCCCGATGACCGGGGCCGACCTGGACCGGCTGCTGCTGCCGCAGATGGTGGAGCGCAACACCGAGAGCCACGGCACCGCCTTCACCGTCTCGGTGGACGCGAAGCACGGCGTCACCACCGGCATCTCCGCCGCCGACCGGGCGCACACCATGCGGCTGCTGGCCGACCCCGACAGCGTCGCGGAGGACTTCGCCCGCCCCGGCCACATCTTCCCGCTGCGGGCCAAGGACGGCGGCGTGTTCACCCGCAACGGCCACACCGAGGCCGGTCCCGACCTGTGCCGACTGGCCGGGCTGCGCCCGGTCGCGGCGATCTGCGAGATCGCCAACGCCGACGGCACCATGGCCCGGCTGCCGGAGCTGGTGCCCTTCGCCCGCCGCCACGGCCTGGCCATCATCTCCATCGAGGACCTGATCGCCTACCGGCAGCGCACCGAGCGCACGGTCACCCGCGCCGCCGTCACCGGGCTGCCCACCGCCCACGGCGAGTTCACCGCCCTCGGCTACCGCAGCGAGCCCGACGGCGTCGAGCACATCGCCCTGGTCGCCGGCGGCCTGGACGCCGAAGGGCGGCTGCCCGACGGCGAGGACGTGCTGGTCCGGGTCCACTCCGAATGCCTGACCGGGGACGTCTTCGGCTCGCTGCGCTGCGACTGCGGCCCGCAGCTGGAGGCCTCGCTGGAGCGGATCTCCACCGAGGGCCGGGGCGTGGTGCTCTACCTGCGCGGTCACGAGGGGCGCGGCATCGGCCTGCTGCACAAGCTGCGCGCGTACCAGCTGCAGGAGGCCGGGCACGACACCGTGGACGCCAACCTGGAGCTGGGGCTCCCGGCGGACGCCCGCGACTACGCCGCCGCCGCGCGGATGCTGGACGACCTCGGCGTGCGCTCGGTGCGGCTGCTGACCAACAACCCGGCCAAGGGCGCGGCGCTGGAGGAGGAGGGCCTCAAGGTCACCGGCCGCGAGCCGGTGCGCACCCCGGCGGGCGAGCACAACCTGCGCTACCTGCGCACCAAGCGCGACCGGATGGGCCACGACCTGCCCTGGCTCGCGTAG
- a CDS encoding PH domain-containing protein codes for MSVEHRRTVIGPPTLPTIWKPVLTRVVFLGFALVSVVFFSGMAALGPGDWQLHDRVGIGLCGLLCALVLVLLARPVARADRDGVTVVNFVRSRRLEWAEILGVNLRQGDPWVVLDLADGGTIAVVAIQPGSGRRQAIRAARELRACVDAYGTARR; via the coding sequence ATGAGCGTCGAGCACCGCCGGACCGTCATCGGACCGCCGACCCTGCCCACGATCTGGAAGCCCGTGCTGACGCGCGTGGTGTTCCTGGGATTCGCGCTGGTCAGCGTCGTCTTCTTCAGTGGGATGGCGGCGCTGGGGCCGGGTGACTGGCAACTGCACGACCGGGTCGGCATCGGCCTGTGCGGGCTGCTGTGCGCGCTGGTGCTGGTGCTGCTGGCGCGCCCGGTGGCCCGGGCGGACCGGGACGGGGTGACCGTGGTCAACTTCGTCCGCAGCCGCCGCCTGGAGTGGGCGGAGATCCTGGGGGTGAACCTGCGCCAGGGCGACCCGTGGGTGGTGCTCGACCTCGCCGACGGCGGGACGATCGCGGTGGTGGCGATCCAGCCGGGCTCCGGGCGGCGGCAGGCCATCCGCGCCGCCCGCGAACTGCGGGCCTGCGTGGACGCCTACGGCACCGCCCGGCGCTGA
- the hisG gene encoding ATP phosphoribosyltransferase, giving the protein MLRIAVPNKGSLSEPASAMLHEAGYRQRKDSKELVLVDPENNVEFFFLRPRDIAIYVGSGRLDVGITGRDLLLDSGADAEEVLALGFAGSTFRFAAPAGAASSVKDLEGRRIATSYTGLVAKHLTEHGVTAGAVVKLDGAVETAVQLGVADVIADVVETGTSLRNAGMEVFGEPILVSDAVVVRPVDAEADPRVDQFLRRLQGVLVARRYVMMDYDIRAERVAEAVALTPGLESPTVSPLHSEGWVAVRSMVLRREAQRIMDDLWAIGARAILVTNIHACRL; this is encoded by the coding sequence ATGCTGCGCATCGCCGTTCCCAACAAGGGGTCCCTCTCCGAGCCGGCGTCCGCGATGCTCCATGAGGCCGGTTACCGTCAGCGCAAGGACTCCAAGGAACTGGTCCTGGTCGACCCGGAGAACAACGTCGAGTTCTTCTTCCTGCGCCCGCGCGACATCGCGATCTACGTCGGCTCCGGTCGGTTGGACGTCGGGATCACCGGTCGTGACCTGCTGCTCGACTCCGGCGCGGACGCGGAGGAGGTGCTGGCCCTGGGCTTCGCCGGGTCCACCTTCCGCTTCGCCGCCCCGGCCGGGGCCGCCTCCAGCGTCAAGGACCTGGAGGGCCGCCGGATCGCCACCTCGTACACCGGTCTGGTCGCCAAGCACCTGACCGAGCACGGCGTCACCGCCGGTGCCGTGGTCAAGCTCGACGGCGCGGTGGAGACGGCGGTGCAGCTGGGTGTGGCGGACGTGATCGCGGACGTGGTGGAGACCGGTACCAGCCTGCGCAACGCCGGGATGGAGGTCTTCGGGGAGCCGATCCTGGTCTCCGACGCGGTGGTGGTGCGTCCGGTCGACGCGGAGGCCGATCCCCGGGTCGACCAGTTCCTGCGACGTCTCCAGGGTGTTCTGGTGGCCCGTCGGTACGTGATGATGGACTACGACATCCGCGCCGAGCGCGTCGCCGAGGCGGTGGCGCTCACCCCCGGCCTGGAGTCGCCCACGGTCTCGCCGCTGCACAGCGAGGGCTGGGTCGCCGTGCGGTCCATGGTGCTCCGCAGGGAGGCGCAGCGCATCATGGACGACCTCTGGGCCATCGGTGCCCGGGCGATCCTGGTCACCAACATCCACGCCTGCCGCCTGTAG
- a CDS encoding phosphoribosyl-ATP diphosphatase has protein sequence MAQKTFEELFTELQQKAAGGGPGSRTAELVGQGVHAIGKKVVEEAAEVWMAAEYESDERTAEEISQLLYHVQVMMVARGLTLEDVYTHL, from the coding sequence ATGGCTCAGAAGACATTTGAGGAGCTCTTCACCGAGCTCCAGCAGAAGGCCGCCGGCGGCGGGCCGGGTTCGCGTACCGCCGAGCTGGTCGGGCAGGGCGTGCACGCCATCGGCAAGAAGGTGGTCGAGGAGGCCGCCGAGGTGTGGATGGCCGCGGAGTACGAGTCGGACGAGCGGACCGCGGAGGAGATCTCCCAGCTGCTCTACCACGTCCAGGTGATGATGGTCGCCCGCGGCCTCACCCTGGAGGACGTCTACACCCATCTGTAG
- a CDS encoding ABC transporter ATP-binding protein, with protein sequence MSQRELAVDGVSKRYGDTIALRDMTFDVQAGEIFGFVGSNGAGKTTTMRIMLGVLAADAGEVRWDGVPVTLETRSRIGYMPEERGLYPRMRVGEQLEYLARLHGLGRAEAARATREWTERLGVAHRVGDEVQKLSLGNQQRVQLAAALVHDPEILVLDEPFSGLDPVAVDVMSAVLQEKCAEGVPVIFSSHQLELVERLCDRVGIVRAGSMVACGTVPELRRGGAEELVVDAPEAADGWAEGLPGVTVVGREGSRTVLALGEEADDQAVLSAALATGPVREFARRLPTLTDLFRHVVSSEEKKQTGEAA encoded by the coding sequence GTGAGTCAACGAGAACTGGCGGTCGACGGGGTCTCCAAGCGTTACGGGGACACGATCGCACTGCGCGACATGACGTTCGACGTGCAGGCCGGGGAGATCTTCGGCTTCGTCGGCAGCAACGGCGCCGGCAAGACCACGACCATGCGGATCATGCTGGGCGTGCTCGCGGCCGACGCCGGGGAGGTCCGCTGGGACGGGGTCCCGGTGACCCTGGAGACCCGCAGCCGGATCGGCTACATGCCCGAGGAGCGCGGCCTGTACCCGCGGATGCGGGTCGGGGAGCAGCTGGAGTACCTGGCCCGGCTGCACGGCCTGGGCCGGGCCGAGGCGGCGCGGGCCACCAGGGAGTGGACCGAGCGGCTCGGCGTCGCCCACCGTGTCGGCGACGAGGTGCAGAAGCTCAGCCTGGGCAACCAGCAGCGGGTGCAGCTGGCCGCGGCGCTGGTGCACGACCCGGAGATACTCGTCCTGGACGAGCCCTTCTCCGGCCTGGACCCGGTCGCGGTGGACGTGATGAGCGCGGTGCTCCAGGAGAAGTGCGCCGAGGGGGTGCCGGTGATCTTCTCCAGCCACCAGCTGGAGCTGGTCGAGCGGCTGTGCGACCGGGTCGGCATCGTCCGCGCGGGCAGCATGGTCGCCTGCGGCACCGTGCCCGAGCTGCGTCGCGGCGGCGCCGAGGAACTGGTGGTGGACGCCCCGGAGGCGGCCGACGGCTGGGCCGAGGGACTGCCCGGGGTCACCGTCGTCGGACGCGAGGGCAGCCGTACCGTGCTCGCCCTCGGCGAGGAGGCCGACGACCAGGCGGTGCTGAGCGCGGCCCTGGCCACCGGACCGGTACGGGAGTTCGCCCGGCGGCTGCCGACGCTGACCGACCTGTTCCGGCACGTGGTCAGCAGCGAAGAGAAGAAGCAGACGGGGGAAGCGGCATGA
- the ribH gene encoding 6,7-dimethyl-8-ribityllumazine synthase produces MSGEGAPKLELSDCEGLRVAVIASQWHERIMGGLLDGAQRALKEYGVEDSVVLRVPGSFELPVVAKALAERGYDAVVALGVVIRGGTPHFDYVCEAATMGLVQVSANTGVPVGFGLLTCDDEQQGLDRAGLEGSREDKGFEATTAALATAALLRGLSAPVGGSAG; encoded by the coding sequence GTGAGCGGCGAGGGAGCACCCAAGCTGGAGCTGAGTGACTGCGAGGGCCTGCGGGTGGCGGTGATCGCCTCCCAGTGGCACGAGCGGATCATGGGTGGTCTGCTGGACGGCGCCCAGCGGGCGCTGAAGGAGTACGGCGTCGAGGACTCGGTGGTGCTCCGGGTGCCCGGCAGCTTCGAGCTCCCGGTGGTCGCCAAGGCCCTGGCCGAGCGCGGCTACGACGCGGTGGTGGCCCTGGGTGTGGTCATCCGCGGCGGAACCCCCCACTTCGACTATGTGTGCGAGGCCGCCACCATGGGCCTGGTCCAGGTCTCCGCCAACACCGGTGTGCCGGTCGGCTTCGGCCTGCTGACCTGCGACGACGAGCAGCAGGGGCTGGACCGGGCCGGGCTTGAGGGCTCGCGTGAGGACAAGGGCTTCGAGGCGACCACCGCCGCGCTGGCCACCGCCGCGCTGCTGCGCGGCCTGTCCGCCCCGGTCGGCGGCTCCGCCGGGTGA
- a CDS encoding nicotinamide mononucleotide transporter family protein, which translates to MGFFNDLNSQAFVIFGEHIKWSDMIGNLLGLAALALGWRRSVVTWPVQLLSGAVLVAAYASQHLPGGVGKQLIVIVVSLWGWRQWRGGTAGTAGELAIRFASWRERGWLVAGTAVGTVATALLFQWFNLSWAPWPDAYIFVGTLAAMVAQGRGWVEFWFAWLAVDVVGVPLAFNNGLAFSGLVYIVYFVLVVAGMRSWWLSTSRPQQPRVAAPKGVTV; encoded by the coding sequence ATGGGCTTCTTCAACGACCTGAACAGCCAGGCGTTCGTCATATTCGGCGAACACATCAAGTGGTCCGACATGATCGGCAACCTGCTCGGCCTGGCCGCGCTCGCCCTCGGCTGGCGGCGCTCCGTCGTCACCTGGCCGGTGCAGCTGCTGTCCGGCGCGGTGCTGGTCGCCGCGTACGCCTCGCAGCACCTGCCCGGCGGCGTCGGCAAGCAGCTGATCGTGATCGTGGTCTCGCTCTGGGGCTGGCGGCAGTGGCGCGGCGGCACCGCCGGGACCGCGGGCGAGCTGGCCATCCGCTTCGCCAGCTGGCGCGAGCGCGGCTGGCTGGTCGCCGGTACCGCCGTCGGCACCGTCGCCACGGCCCTGCTGTTCCAGTGGTTCAACCTCTCCTGGGCGCCCTGGCCGGACGCCTACATCTTCGTCGGAACGCTCGCCGCGATGGTCGCCCAGGGCCGCGGCTGGGTCGAGTTCTGGTTCGCCTGGCTCGCCGTGGACGTGGTCGGCGTGCCCCTGGCCTTCAACAACGGCCTGGCCTTCTCCGGCCTGGTCTACATCGTCTACTTCGTGCTGGTGGTCGCCGGGATGCGCTCCTGGTGGCTGAGCACCAGCCGCCCGCAGCAGCCGCGTGTCGCCGCCCCGAAAGGAGTCACGGTATGA
- a CDS encoding hemolysin family protein — protein sequence MTALKIFAALLLLFGNAFFVGAEFALVSVRRSQIEPLAESGDRRARTVLYALEHVSAMMAAAQLGITVCSLLIGALAEPAVAHLLEGPFHALGVPSGLTHPLSFVVALALVVSLHMVVGEMVPKNIALAGPERSALLLGPPLAGLARPLRPVIRFLNALANLLLRLLGVESKDEVESVYTSAQLAHLLLDSRDAGLLGGLVQERLEDALELGVRPVREVLLPPEQLVTVDASATPRQIERLAASTGFSRFPLTGPAPAAGFLGYLHVKDVLEADEREAPVPRRLWRPIIALPELTPLDDALGAMRRAASHLASVVDARGVTLGLVTLEDVLEELVGEVHDPDHQVSPPAQ from the coding sequence GTGACCGCGCTGAAGATCTTCGCCGCGCTGCTGCTGCTGTTCGGCAACGCCTTCTTCGTCGGCGCCGAGTTCGCCCTGGTGTCGGTGCGCCGCAGCCAGATCGAGCCGCTGGCGGAGTCCGGCGACCGCCGCGCCCGGACCGTGCTGTACGCGCTGGAGCACGTCTCGGCGATGATGGCGGCGGCGCAGCTTGGGATCACCGTCTGCTCGCTGCTGATCGGCGCGCTCGCCGAACCGGCCGTCGCCCACCTGCTGGAGGGCCCGTTCCACGCGCTGGGCGTGCCCAGCGGGCTGACCCACCCGCTGAGCTTCGTGGTGGCGCTGGCCCTGGTCGTCTCGCTGCACATGGTCGTCGGCGAGATGGTGCCGAAGAACATCGCGCTGGCCGGTCCGGAGCGCTCGGCGCTGCTGCTGGGACCGCCGCTGGCCGGGCTGGCCAGGCCGCTGCGGCCGGTGATCCGCTTCCTGAACGCGCTGGCGAACCTGCTGCTGCGGCTGCTCGGGGTGGAGTCCAAGGACGAGGTGGAGTCCGTCTACACCAGCGCGCAGCTGGCTCACCTGCTGCTGGACTCGCGCGACGCGGGCCTCCTCGGCGGCCTGGTCCAGGAGCGGCTGGAGGACGCGCTGGAGCTGGGGGTGCGCCCGGTGCGCGAGGTGCTGCTGCCGCCGGAGCAGCTGGTCACCGTGGACGCCTCGGCCACTCCCCGGCAGATCGAGCGGCTGGCGGCGAGCACCGGCTTCTCCCGGTTCCCGCTGACCGGGCCCGCCCCGGCGGCCGGTTTCCTGGGCTACCTGCACGTCAAGGACGTGCTGGAGGCGGACGAGCGGGAGGCCCCGGTGCCCCGGCGGCTGTGGCGGCCGATCATCGCGCTGCCCGAGCTCACCCCGCTGGACGACGCCCTCGGCGCGATGCGCCGGGCCGCGTCGCACCTGGCCTCGGTGGTGGACGCCCGGGGGGTGACGCTGGGGCTGGTCACCCTGGAGGATGTACTCGAAGAGCTGGTCGGCGAGGTGCACGACCCGGACCACCAGGTCTCCCCGCCGGCTCAGTAG